AAAGATCCATCCCCGGCCAAGAGACAGCCCTGGACATGCCGGCGCTCAGCTCTGCCTTCAGCAGCTGACCTGGTGGCTGCCAGTGGGTCCTAGACAGCCGCGCAGGACAGGAGGGAACCAAGGAAGCTGCGGTTCGCATAGATGAGGGTGCTCGAGCATGTTTTCTGACCctgacacactcacacactcatgcacacccatacacacatatCTCCCACGTTCACACCACGCACACTCACACAAAGATCAGCTTGGCCAAAGCTGGCCGGGGTCTGGCCTTGATCCCCTCCCAAGCCCACAAGGACAGAATGAGGCGGAGAGGGCAGGGGGCTCCTGCCCGGCCTGGGGTAGGTGGACCTCTAGGACCCTGAGGGCCTCGAGGTGGGGCTGGCTGGCCGAGGGGAGCTCTTGGACCCAAGCCCCCAGGAGGACTGAGCCCTGGGCCCACTCTGCTCACAGGGCCCCACAGCAAGTCCCGAGTGGAGTGGCCGCGGGGAGAGCTGCCCCGGAGAAGGAACCGAAGGACACCCGGGGCCCAGGCTCCCGCCGCCTCTTGCCAGGTAGCAGGCCAGAGGGGACAGGAAGCAGGCTCCAGGCGGGGGGCGGCAGTGACTCAGCAGGAGGGACGGGAGCCCCATCCTCCCCTGCCTGGGATCTTGGCTGGGCCTTCCCCATCCCCATGGGCTCTGGCCTCCCTGAGGGGTCTATGCCTCGGTGCTTTCCAAACAGCAAGTGGGAGCAGAGTCTCAGGTGCCCGAGGAGAGGAGCCCCACCCCAGGGTCCCTGCCCGGGGAGGCGCCGCCCGGCAGTAAGACAGAGGACGGGACCCCCGGGGGCCCAGCTCCAGCCACGGCCCTGCTGATCCGCGAGGTGAGGGTGCTGCGTCTGGGGTGGCCCTGCCACGGCCTGCGGTGGAGAGGGTGGGGGGCGGGCCACCACCTCGGGACCACCCACCCGGCCTGCTCTCCCTGCAGGCTCTGGTGCGAGGGGGCCTGGACAGCTTGGCGGCGGATGCTAACTTCGTCATGGCCACGGGCCAGGCGCTGGCGGAGGCCTGCCGGATGGAACCGCGAGAGGTGGAGGTGGCAGCCGCAGGGCTTCTGCAGGGACGAGAGGCCCTGGAGGGCCTGCCTGGTGCCCGAGGGTGCCTGGGCCTCGGGTCCTCCCTGGGCAGCCTCGACCAGCATGAGGGCTCCCAGGAGACCCTGATTCCCCGCAGGCCATGAGGGCCCCAGCGTCTGCGTGGGCCTGGGCTGGCGAGACCGAGGGTGGGCGATCTGTTGCTGGAAGGTTAGCCCAGCTCGGCAGCCTTGATGGACAGAGGGATGGGCTGGGGCGGGCAGGGGGGTCAGGAAACGCATCCAAGTTCAGCGGGCAGAAGGCGAAGTCACTCTCCTCACCAGCAAGCCGTGTGAGTGGACAGAGCTTCTGTGTCGTT
Above is a genomic segment from Capra hircus breed San Clemente unplaced genomic scaffold, ASM170441v1, whole genome shotgun sequence containing:
- the LOC108634554 gene encoding voltage-dependent L-type calcium channel subunit alpha-1S-like (The sequence of the model RefSeq protein was modified relative to this genomic sequence to represent the inferred CDS: added 326 bases not found in genome assembly), with product MANQRPLQFTEIEMEEMESPVFLEDFPQRPSTHPLARANTNNANANVASGNSNHGNSQAFPSVRYEGELAGETETPVARGGPFSWPSGALGPHSKSRVEWPRGQLPRRRTPGAQAPAASCQQVGAESQVPEERSPTPGSLPGEAPPGSKTEDGTPGGPAPATALLIREALVRGGLDSLAADANFVMATGQALAEACRMEPREVEVAAAGLLQGREALEGLPGARGCLGLGSSLGSLDQHEGSQETLIPRRP